One Mus musculus strain C57BL/6J chromosome Y, GRCm38.p6 C57BL/6J DNA segment encodes these proteins:
- the Gm20935 gene encoding Y-linked testis-specific protein 1-like, giving the protein MTSLKKKSRRKPSSQALGNIVGCRISHGWKQGNEPVTHWKAIILGQLPTNPSLYLVKYDGIDSVYGQELHSDERILNLKVLPPKVVFLQVRDVHLASALVCREVQHKFEGKDGSEDNWSGMVLAQVPFLQDYFYISYKKDPVLYVYQLLDDYKEGNLHIIPETPLAEARSGDDNDFLIGSWVQYTRDDGSKKFGKVVYKVLANSTVYFIKFLGDLHIYVYTLVSNIT; this is encoded by the coding sequence atgacatcactcaagaagaagagtaggaggaagccttcttcccaggccctggggaatattgttggctgcagaatttctcacgggtggaagcaaggtaatgagcctgtcacccattggaaggccatcattctaggtcaactgccaacaaacccttctctttatttggtgaagtatgacggaattgacagtgtctacggacaggagctccacagcgatgagaggattttaaatcttaaggtcttgcctcccaaagtagtttttcttcaggtgagggatgtccacctcgccagcgccctggtttgcagagaggtacaacacaaatttgaggggaaagatggctctgaggacaactggagtgggatggtgctagcccaggtgccattcttacaggactatttttacatttcctacaagaaggatccggtcctctacgtctatcagctcctggatgactacaaggaaggtaacctccacatcattccagagacccctctggctgaggcgagatcaggtgatgacaatgacttcttaataggttcctgggtgcagtacaccagagatgatggatccaaaaagttcggaaaggttgtttacaaagttctagccaattctactgtgtactttatcaaatttcttggtgacctacatatctatgtctatactctggtgtcaaatatcacttaa